In Crinalium epipsammum PCC 9333, the following are encoded in one genomic region:
- a CDS encoding AMIN domain-containing protein, with the protein MNFHLQLKVQFWGFRYLASLVKTWSLAGLIAVSPVGFSEQLAQAANLIGWKFDPTTNQLEINLDQATLPRYSLLSQPTRIVIDLPNTQLGTLQTQQTYSGAVRAIQLFRSQSNLTTIILELSPQVVLTPEQVQLILPPASNGERWVLRSLIAGTTGSSNVRRPSTPLSILPPATLTSPQTPSVQVPPLNIFGGSNTLPPARTSSINLPTPIFPNNQIPERTLPYFSDGTGVISTSIPTATPNSVVEFGQKLPLPPVRQGSAIALPRNFNSSALSSNRAVSQTPQTNINSVNTSQAANYGTNLPYVLPAGTQLNLLYTGASDLILQAGMLQREVLLLQEEVRDRNGKVILPVGTPIFGSFQSDRNGSRFIAQSMIIGQRNLPILAQSGSLNSNQPISQNALPPTYTWGDAPTNYFNTSQNTTIKIGQIVPVQLMQNLSYSLN; encoded by the coding sequence ATGAACTTTCACTTACAGTTAAAAGTGCAATTTTGGGGATTTAGGTATTTGGCGAGTTTGGTGAAAACTTGGAGCCTTGCTGGTTTAATAGCTGTTAGCCCAGTTGGCTTTTCCGAGCAGTTAGCTCAAGCTGCTAATCTTATTGGATGGAAATTTGACCCAACGACAAATCAGTTGGAAATTAATTTAGATCAAGCAACGCTTCCCCGCTATTCCCTGTTGTCTCAACCAACTCGGATTGTGATCGATTTACCTAATACGCAGTTAGGAACATTACAAACACAACAAACTTATTCAGGTGCAGTACGCGCTATTCAATTATTCAGGTCACAATCTAATCTAACAACGATTATTTTAGAGTTATCACCACAAGTTGTTTTGACACCAGAACAAGTGCAGCTTATTTTACCTCCAGCATCCAATGGAGAGCGGTGGGTATTGCGCTCGTTGATTGCTGGAACAACAGGATCTTCCAATGTCAGACGACCAAGCACCCCGTTAAGTATATTGCCACCAGCTACATTGACCAGTCCACAAACACCGTCAGTTCAGGTACCACCGCTAAATATTTTTGGTGGATCAAATACTTTACCGCCTGCAAGAACGTCATCAATAAATTTACCAACACCAATATTTCCAAATAATCAAATTCCTGAAAGAACTTTGCCATATTTTTCAGATGGTACAGGGGTAATATCTACATCTATACCAACAGCAACGCCAAATTCAGTGGTTGAATTTGGTCAGAAACTACCATTACCACCAGTAAGACAAGGTAGCGCGATCGCACTGCCAAGAAATTTTAATTCCTCTGCACTTAGCTCAAATAGAGCGGTAAGCCAAACCCCTCAAACTAATATCAATTCTGTTAATACCTCACAGGCAGCAAATTATGGTACTAACCTGCCATACGTATTACCAGCAGGCACTCAATTAAATCTACTTTATACAGGTGCAAGTGATTTAATTTTGCAAGCTGGAATGCTCCAACGAGAAGTGTTGCTGCTACAAGAGGAAGTGCGCGATCGCAATGGTAAAGTCATTCTTCCTGTAGGTACACCAATTTTTGGAAGTTTCCAAAGCGATCGCAATGGTAGTCGCTTTATTGCTCAAAGTATGATTATTGGTCAACGTAATCTACCAATACTCGCCCAGTCAGGTAGCTTAAATAGCAATCAACCAATTTCTCAGAATGCTCTACCCCCCACATATACTTGGGGAGATGCACCCACTAATTATTTTAATACCTCCCAAAATACAACAATTAAAATTGGTCAAATCGTGCCAGTCCAACTAATGCAGAATTTGAGTTATAGCTTGAATTAG
- a CDS encoding DUF3172 domain-containing protein codes for MKRKSKYSEPPTGASKSPFGKSSPFNYTSLAILGGVFILGIGVGIAFSSTATLDNKNVASRDYFDQMAPNPEICVQYGASAMVMDTRLFVTLNPFNVYISQPSMRPGCVLRTNNWSLLEQRKLVTSDQVRDCKQRMNTFGFTGVLEASPDISCIYQNDAAKNFFQNQPGAVAPPSESNNF; via the coding sequence ATGAAACGTAAATCAAAATACTCCGAGCCTCCAACTGGTGCTAGTAAATCCCCCTTTGGCAAATCTTCCCCTTTTAACTACACCTCATTGGCAATTCTAGGGGGTGTGTTTATTTTGGGTATTGGCGTTGGCATTGCTTTTAGCTCCACAGCCACTTTAGACAACAAAAACGTTGCTTCCCGTGACTATTTTGACCAAATGGCTCCAAATCCAGAAATCTGCGTTCAGTATGGAGCCAGCGCGATGGTAATGGATACACGCCTGTTTGTGACACTAAACCCTTTTAACGTATATATATCTCAACCGAGTATGCGCCCTGGGTGTGTGTTACGCACTAATAACTGGTCACTTTTGGAGCAAAGAAAATTAGTTACATCAGATCAAGTGCGGGATTGTAAACAAAGAATGAACACCTTTGGTTTTACTGGGGTTTTGGAGGCTTCACCAGACATTAGTTGCATTTATCAAAACGATGCTGCTAAAAATTTCTTCCAAAATCAACCAGGCGCAGTTGCACCTCCTTCCGAATCTAATAATTTCTAA
- a CDS encoding MFS transporter, with translation MTNLLSLKEKLLYSCTSIGLNIVSTTVSTWLLYFWSPPPDSGRPQYLDITLVGILLTLGRFWDAVIDPLIGHWSDKTHTPWGRRRPFLIFATPVTVITLLLLWTPPTFSSGIVNGCYFLFFTVAFYTSLSLITIPYDSSLPEMAATPTERVSLSMWKNIFGTLGVLIGAIAAAPLFERFGAVWMSLVVGVILIISVLLTLLGFKEQAQTKSHSTKFSANLSNIWKNNQFIILSLSTLIVQTAYAMLLANLPYFVTVVLGKPETNVSLFQGVVVIAMMLAAPMWNWLAKIYPHRYLSMVALIGLAITSSLMFTVGLIPEVNTTIQTLVILSVLAPFLGGYLILMFALMASVVDYDELLTKQRREALYYGAFSLSSGMGLALATLIVPYILTVYGYTTTASLGVRLVFLVAAVIVVLGAVIFQGYRLGDTIEETKLNLDLK, from the coding sequence ATGACTAACTTACTTTCTTTAAAAGAAAAACTACTTTACAGTTGTACTTCTATCGGGCTAAATATTGTGAGTACAACAGTATCAACTTGGTTGCTTTATTTTTGGTCGCCGCCCCCTGATTCGGGTCGCCCTCAATACTTAGATATTACTTTAGTGGGAATTTTGCTAACACTAGGACGGTTTTGGGATGCTGTAATAGATCCACTAATTGGGCATTGGAGCGATAAAACTCATACTCCTTGGGGTCGCCGAAGACCTTTTTTAATATTTGCTACTCCTGTTACTGTAATTACTTTATTGTTATTGTGGACTCCACCTACATTTAGTTCAGGGATTGTTAATGGCTGCTACTTTTTGTTCTTTACAGTAGCTTTTTATACTAGCCTAAGTTTAATTACAATTCCTTATGATAGTAGCTTACCAGAAATGGCAGCTACGCCCACAGAGCGTGTTAGCTTGAGTATGTGGAAAAATATTTTTGGTACACTTGGAGTATTGATTGGTGCGATCGCAGCAGCACCACTTTTTGAGCGGTTTGGTGCAGTATGGATGAGTTTGGTAGTAGGTGTAATTTTAATCATTTCTGTTTTGCTCACACTGTTAGGATTTAAAGAACAAGCACAAACAAAATCTCACAGCACAAAATTTTCAGCAAATCTGAGTAACATTTGGAAAAATAATCAATTTATTATTCTGAGTTTATCTACGTTGATAGTGCAGACTGCTTATGCCATGCTGTTAGCCAACTTACCTTATTTTGTCACAGTGGTATTAGGAAAGCCAGAAACAAATGTTAGTTTATTTCAGGGTGTTGTTGTGATCGCGATGATGTTGGCTGCGCCGATGTGGAATTGGCTAGCTAAAATATATCCTCATCGTTATTTAAGCATGGTGGCATTAATAGGTTTAGCAATAACTTCCAGCTTGATGTTTACCGTAGGCTTAATCCCAGAAGTCAATACAACTATTCAAACTTTAGTTATTTTATCTGTTCTAGCACCATTTTTAGGCGGTTATTTAATCTTAATGTTTGCGCTGATGGCGAGTGTTGTTGATTACGATGAATTATTGACTAAACAGCGTCGTGAAGCGTTATATTATGGAGCATTTTCCTTATCATCAGGAATGGGATTAGCTCTAGCAACGTTAATTGTACCGTATATTTTGACTGTTTATGGTTATACAACTACAGCTTCATTAGGTGTAAGATTAGTGTTTTTAGTAGCAGCCGTAATAGTTGTATTAGGTGCAGTAATTTTTCAAGGTTATCGTTTGGGAGATACTATTGAGGAAACTAAATTAAACTTAGATTTGAAGTAA
- a CDS encoding aldo/keto reductase: MSGSASNSEMLYRTLGSTGEKVSAIGLGGWHLSLSHVSEQLAIRIVRTAIDRGITFMDNSWDYNGGKSEIRMGKALKDGYRDKVFLMTKIDGRTYREATKQLDESLQRLQVDCIDLVQHHEIIRYEDPHRVFDPEGANAALVEAREAGKLRYIGFTGHKDPQIHLHMLEVAANYGFKFDAVQMPLSVMDAHYRSFEKLVVPELVKQNIGILGMKSMANGIALRSNTVTPIECLHYALNLPTSVVITGIDSMEILDQAFEAVRTFQPMNDQIVQNLLAKTVQAGARGEFEPFKTSSIYDGTAKNPDWLGEEPQRIQQLMQA, from the coding sequence ATGTCAGGAAGTGCCTCAAACTCAGAAATGCTCTATCGAACTCTCGGCAGTACAGGAGAAAAAGTTTCCGCGATTGGATTGGGTGGTTGGCATCTGAGTTTGAGTCACGTATCGGAACAACTGGCTATCCGCATCGTTCGCACAGCGATTGATCGCGGCATCACATTTATGGATAACAGTTGGGATTACAACGGTGGTAAGAGTGAAATCCGCATGGGAAAAGCCCTTAAGGATGGCTACCGAGACAAAGTATTCCTGATGACAAAAATTGATGGTCGAACCTATAGAGAAGCGACCAAACAGCTAGACGAGTCATTACAACGCCTGCAAGTTGATTGTATCGATCTCGTCCAGCACCACGAAATTATCCGCTACGAAGACCCCCATCGAGTATTTGACCCTGAAGGCGCAAATGCTGCTTTAGTTGAGGCGCGTGAAGCTGGTAAGCTCAGATACATAGGTTTTACTGGGCATAAAGACCCCCAGATTCATTTGCATATGCTGGAAGTTGCAGCCAATTACGGCTTTAAGTTTGATGCCGTGCAAATGCCCTTAAGTGTAATGGATGCCCACTACCGCAGCTTTGAAAAATTAGTTGTCCCAGAACTTGTGAAACAAAACATCGGCATTCTGGGGATGAAAAGCATGGCTAACGGCATTGCTTTACGCTCAAATACAGTCACGCCAATTGAGTGTCTACACTATGCCCTGAATCTACCAACATCAGTTGTGATTACAGGAATTGACAGTATGGAGATTCTTGACCAAGCATTTGAAGCTGTGCGGACATTCCAGCCCATGAATGATCAAATTGTGCAAAATCTGTTAGCTAAAACGGTACAAGCTGGAGCAAGGGGTGAGTTTGAGCCATTCAAAACATCATCAATTTATGATGGCACAGCCAAAAATCCTGATTGGCTGGGAGAAGAGCCACAGCGCATTCAGCAATTGATGCAAGCGTGA
- a CDS encoding MFS transporter — protein sequence MPDSHQQINGEYSPRLGLIVAFYAFIAIGMGEGGLGVLLPSIMTSFHLTPATVTWLFLSQITGYIVAAFSSSIISNHIGLARMLLLASILLSGALIVYASTPVWGVMVITGTALGLGIGLIDAGINTYIVNDARHSHFIGVLHGFYGTGALLDPAIATTLLGINLHWRIVYVVFASVVGLLSAVLIWVIKIDYQPLTHQVTVSGGDARANLRTALGTPTVLISGFFLLVYVGTEVAIGNWAYSVQTISRNTPLIIAGYSVSAYWMGLTIGRMGMGYAIKYLGTIRLLDFSLTLLTVGALSWWLLPEQVLSLPLLGLALAAIFPTTILLVPQRVAMPLVPATIGFLSSVASFGAATIPSGLGFVANSMGLSIIPIMMLPLAALMMLLHRWLVSHPFSKV from the coding sequence ATGCCTGATAGTCATCAACAAATAAACGGCGAATATTCTCCTCGCTTGGGTTTAATTGTAGCCTTTTATGCTTTTATCGCCATCGGGATGGGAGAAGGCGGGTTAGGTGTTCTACTACCTTCTATTATGACCTCCTTCCATCTGACTCCTGCAACAGTAACATGGCTATTTTTAAGTCAGATTACAGGCTATATCGTGGCGGCATTTAGTAGCAGTATAATTAGCAATCACATCGGGTTAGCTCGAATGTTGCTGCTGGCATCAATTTTATTAAGCGGGGCTTTAATTGTTTACGCCAGTACACCAGTTTGGGGGGTTATGGTAATTACTGGTACAGCTTTGGGATTGGGAATAGGTTTAATTGATGCAGGTATCAATACTTATATTGTTAATGATGCTCGTCACTCGCATTTCATCGGAGTATTGCATGGTTTCTATGGAACAGGAGCATTACTAGACCCTGCTATAGCTACAACTTTATTAGGAATAAATCTACATTGGCGCATAGTTTATGTTGTGTTTGCCAGCGTTGTGGGACTGTTATCGGCGGTTTTGATTTGGGTGATTAAAATAGATTATCAACCTCTTACTCACCAAGTAACGGTATCTGGTGGAGATGCTAGGGCAAATCTGCGTACTGCTCTTGGCACGCCTACTGTATTGATATCAGGTTTCTTTTTATTGGTTTATGTCGGGACTGAGGTGGCAATAGGTAACTGGGCTTATAGTGTTCAAACTATCAGTCGTAACACGCCTCTAATTATTGCGGGTTACAGTGTGAGTGCTTACTGGATGGGCTTGACGATTGGGCGGATGGGAATGGGATATGCGATTAAATATCTTGGAACTATACGTCTGCTAGACTTTTCGCTAACTTTGCTAACCGTCGGGGCGCTCAGTTGGTGGTTATTACCAGAGCAAGTTTTGAGTTTGCCTCTATTGGGATTAGCTCTAGCTGCTATCTTTCCCACGACAATCTTGCTTGTGCCACAACGGGTAGCTATGCCTTTAGTACCAGCGACAATTGGCTTTCTTAGTAGTGTTGCTAGTTTCGGGGCTGCGACTATTCCCAGTGGTCTTGGCTTTGTTGCTAACTCAATGGGTTTGTCGATTATTCCCATAATGATGTTACCTTTAGCAGCGTTGATGATGCTATTACATCGCTGGTTGGTATCCCATCCATTTAGCAAGGTCTAA
- a CDS encoding aromatic ring-hydroxylating dioxygenase subunit alpha, with protein MTIEINLPGNIPDTVEQWQQEPQTFQWTKQWYPVAVVEFLEPSRPHAIELLGKNLVLWRDGTETWRCFEDYCPHRLVPLSEGRVEPDGTLLCAYHAWRFDSNGNCVSIPQSKDKETEAKNCSSPKACAIAYPTQERQGLLWVWAESGTQAQLESQLNSPCLIPELEENSDRVVKMAWSIRDLPYGWDFFMENVADPAHVPVSHHGIVGNRYQDAKYYDMIPIRKMSTQSGFSFEIVPVPGNLVQAVHDFQPPCQMRIVSTATDGGQLILALYAIPTRPGWCRNISCQVLVKNEAGKSPSGLAFFALPMPTWLGHVLGSLFLHQDLVFLHYQEKIISQRSQGKWLNAVYTPNPQDKMVIAFRQWLEQKAGGGIPWANGCKELPAAEQDKQKLFDVWATHTQNCRVCQSALKTINRLTVVTYLAAIVCLIVGVIADARAVAVKTALVAVGQTTTSVLSFIPPAEFWWALGGAILLATVGYLLNKFSRLFYVYQFEHSHND; from the coding sequence ATGACTATCGAGATTAATCTGCCAGGAAATATACCAGACACCGTTGAACAATGGCAGCAGGAACCACAAACTTTCCAGTGGACAAAGCAGTGGTATCCAGTAGCAGTTGTTGAATTTCTTGAGCCATCTCGTCCCCATGCCATTGAGCTACTCGGAAAAAATCTAGTCTTGTGGCGAGATGGTACTGAAACATGGCGTTGCTTTGAAGATTATTGCCCTCATCGACTTGTCCCACTCTCTGAAGGTCGTGTAGAACCTGACGGCACACTTTTATGTGCTTACCATGCTTGGCGATTTGATTCTAATGGTAATTGTGTCAGCATTCCTCAATCAAAAGACAAAGAAACTGAAGCTAAAAACTGCTCCAGCCCCAAAGCGTGTGCTATTGCTTATCCAACTCAAGAACGTCAGGGTTTATTGTGGGTATGGGCAGAGTCAGGAACTCAGGCGCAATTAGAAAGTCAGTTGAACTCACCGTGCCTCATTCCAGAGCTAGAAGAAAATTCCGATAGAGTAGTCAAGATGGCTTGGAGTATCCGTGACCTCCCCTATGGTTGGGACTTTTTCATGGAAAATGTGGCAGACCCCGCCCATGTACCTGTCTCCCATCATGGTATTGTCGGCAATCGTTATCAGGATGCTAAGTATTACGACATGATTCCTATACGGAAAATGTCTACCCAATCTGGCTTTTCTTTTGAAATTGTGCCTGTTCCAGGAAATCTTGTTCAAGCTGTCCACGACTTTCAGCCGCCTTGTCAGATGAGAATTGTCTCCACTGCTACTGATGGCGGTCAGCTAATCTTAGCTTTATATGCCATCCCAACCCGCCCTGGATGGTGTCGTAATATCAGTTGTCAGGTGTTAGTCAAAAATGAAGCAGGAAAATCGCCTTCTGGTTTGGCATTCTTTGCATTACCGATGCCGACTTGGTTAGGTCATGTACTAGGTTCGCTGTTTTTGCACCAAGATTTAGTATTTCTCCATTATCAAGAAAAGATTATCTCTCAACGCTCCCAAGGTAAATGGCTAAACGCTGTCTATACCCCTAATCCTCAAGATAAGATGGTGATTGCTTTTCGTCAGTGGTTAGAACAGAAAGCTGGCGGTGGTATTCCTTGGGCTAATGGCTGTAAGGAGTTACCTGCGGCTGAACAAGACAAACAGAAGCTGTTTGATGTATGGGCAACACATACCCAAAATTGTCGGGTTTGTCAAAGTGCTTTGAAAACAATTAATCGCCTAACTGTGGTGACTTATCTGGCTGCTATTGTATGTCTGATTGTGGGCGTAATAGCAGATGCACGGGCGGTAGCGGTTAAGACTGCTTTAGTTGCCGTAGGACAAACAACTACTTCTGTTTTGAGTTTTATCCCACCTGCTGAATTCTGGTGGGCGCTGGGTGGCGCAATTTTATTGGCAACAGTTGGGTATCTGCTCAATAAATTCAGTCGGTTGTTCTATGTTTATCAGTTTGAACATTCCCACAATGATTAG
- a CDS encoding MBL fold metallo-hydrolase gives MANLNQRHPKNVNGNFYVDFTCIDCDTCRWMAPEVFERVDEQSAVYDQPANDAERLNAMQALLSCPTASIGTVEKPQDIKVAHQSFPILIEDNVYHCGYHAENSYGAASYLIHNSDGNILVDSPRFAPPLVKRLEEMGGVKYMYLTHRDDVADHRKFREHFGCDRILHTNEINNDTRDVEIQLTNFEPAQFAPNLLIIPVPGHTKGHTVLLYNQKFLFSGDHLAWSPVLNHLIAFQQVCWYSWEEQLKSMCHLAKYAFEWVLPGHGRRFHADKQTIEHQMQQCIAWMESVGN, from the coding sequence ATGGCTAATCTTAATCAACGTCACCCTAAAAATGTTAATGGCAATTTTTATGTAGATTTTACCTGCATTGATTGCGATACTTGTCGGTGGATGGCTCCAGAAGTGTTTGAGCGTGTTGATGAACAATCAGCAGTTTATGATCAACCAGCTAACGATGCAGAACGCTTAAACGCTATGCAAGCATTACTATCTTGCCCCACTGCTTCAATTGGCACTGTTGAGAAACCTCAAGATATTAAAGTTGCTCACCAAAGTTTTCCCATCTTAATAGAAGATAATGTTTATCATTGTGGCTACCATGCTGAAAATTCTTACGGAGCCGCAAGTTATTTAATTCATAACTCGGATGGCAATATTTTAGTAGATTCTCCCCGCTTTGCGCCGCCACTGGTGAAACGATTGGAAGAGATGGGTGGAGTTAAGTATATGTACTTGACTCATAGAGATGATGTCGCAGATCATCGCAAGTTTAGAGAGCATTTTGGGTGCGATCGCATTCTCCACACTAACGAGATCAATAATGATACTCGTGACGTAGAAATTCAATTAACTAATTTTGAGCCAGCACAATTTGCTCCAAACCTGCTAATTATCCCAGTTCCAGGGCATACTAAAGGTCATACTGTGCTGTTATATAATCAAAAATTTCTCTTTAGTGGCGATCATCTTGCTTGGTCGCCTGTACTCAATCATCTTATTGCCTTCCAGCAGGTGTGCTGGTATTCCTGGGAAGAACAGCTTAAATCAATGTGTCATTTAGCTAAATATGCCTTTGAATGGGTACTACCAGGACATGGCAGACGGTTTCATGCCGATAAACAAACAATAGAACACCAAATGCAGCAATGTATAGCTTGGATGGAATCTGTTGGCAATTAA
- a CDS encoding branched-chain amino acid ABC transporter permease: MDITLFLQQFLNGLSIGTVYAIFALGYTLVFSILGIINFAHGAIFTVGAYFTYALMGGQFGFNGLLANAKLPLQLPFALALIVGSTLAGLLGVAIERIAFRPLRNRQSDSLLTVVSSLGVALVIVNLIQYLVGAENYTFPSNTYGNLPAAINFGTSDKPIPIRSVQVVIFGVSVVILGILTFFINRTKFGKAMKAVAEDPITASLLGINTDFFIILTFFVSSFLAGLAGTLVGSSVSIAGPYFGIAFGLKGLAVIVLGGLGSIPGAVLGGLVIGLVEAFVPADYSAYKDAVAFGILFVMLLVKPEGLLGKKFIQKV, encoded by the coding sequence ATGGATATAACACTATTTTTACAACAATTCTTAAATGGTTTATCAATTGGTACTGTCTATGCAATCTTTGCATTAGGATATACTCTAGTATTTTCTATTCTAGGAATTATTAATTTTGCTCACGGTGCAATTTTTACTGTTGGTGCGTATTTTACCTACGCACTCATGGGGGGACAATTTGGTTTTAATGGATTACTAGCTAATGCCAAGTTACCCCTACAATTACCCTTTGCATTAGCTTTAATTGTAGGAAGTACACTAGCTGGATTGCTAGGAGTAGCAATTGAAAGAATCGCTTTCCGTCCTTTACGCAATCGACAATCTGATTCGCTGCTAACAGTTGTTTCTAGCTTAGGTGTAGCATTAGTTATTGTTAATTTAATCCAATATTTAGTAGGGGCAGAAAATTATACTTTCCCTTCAAATACTTATGGTAATTTACCTGCTGCAATCAACTTTGGAACTTCAGATAAACCAATTCCGATTCGTAGTGTTCAAGTAGTTATTTTTGGAGTATCGGTAGTAATTCTGGGAATTCTGACATTTTTTATTAATCGCACTAAATTTGGTAAGGCGATGAAAGCTGTAGCAGAAGATCCAATTACGGCTAGTTTACTGGGAATTAATACAGATTTTTTTATTATACTGACCTTTTTTGTAAGTAGTTTCTTAGCTGGGTTGGCAGGAACATTAGTAGGTTCAAGCGTGAGTATCGCAGGTCCTTATTTTGGGATTGCCTTTGGATTAAAAGGTTTAGCAGTAATTGTTTTGGGAGGTTTAGGAAGTATCCCTGGTGCAGTGTTAGGCGGGTTAGTTATTGGGTTAGTAGAAGCATTTGTTCCAGCAGATTATTCTGCTTATAAAGATGCTGTAGCTTTTGGTATTTTGTTTGTTATGTTGTTGGTTAAACCCGAAGGTTTGCTAGGAAAGAAATTTATTCAGAAGGTATAA
- a CDS encoding ABC transporter substrate-binding protein, with product MTYPAIFVGILAVSLSSCSQGKIGNSAQTTAISIGIAVAQTSNIALIGQEQVAGAKLAEKYFNDQGGVNGTPIKLVFQDAGKDEAGAINAFQNLITKNNVVGIIGPTTSQQAFSAAPIGDRAKIPVIGPSTIAKGIPEIGEYVSRVAADATVVAPNAVAAALKINPKLKKVAVLYAQDQEALVFEAKVFQQAIKQRKLDLVSLLKFQSTDTDFQTQATQTINSKPDLVIISGLTTDGGNLVKQIRELGYQGLIIGGNGLNTSNIFSVCKKMCDRILVAQAYSPNYNNKINNIFRNEYKNQYQKEPPQFSAQAFTAVQVLVEALKAVDQKTKINTLPLAQLRTALNQQVLRGKYETPLSQISFTPKGDIIQRDFYVAQIKMDSQGNNGKFEFLK from the coding sequence ATGACCTATCCAGCTATTTTTGTAGGAATATTAGCTGTATCGCTATCTAGTTGTAGCCAGGGAAAAATTGGCAATTCTGCACAAACAACAGCTATTTCTATAGGGATAGCTGTTGCACAAACCAGCAATATTGCTTTAATTGGTCAGGAACAAGTTGCTGGTGCTAAACTTGCTGAAAAATATTTCAATGATCAAGGCGGGGTTAACGGAACCCCAATCAAGTTAGTATTTCAAGATGCTGGAAAAGATGAAGCAGGAGCAATCAATGCTTTTCAAAACTTGATTACTAAAAATAATGTAGTTGGGATAATTGGCCCCACCACCTCGCAGCAAGCTTTTAGTGCTGCGCCAATTGGCGATCGCGCAAAGATTCCAGTTATAGGGCCTTCTACTATTGCTAAAGGAATTCCAGAAATTGGTGAATATGTTTCCCGTGTTGCAGCAGATGCAACTGTTGTTGCCCCAAATGCAGTAGCAGCAGCACTGAAAATTAATCCTAAGTTAAAGAAGGTAGCAGTTTTGTATGCTCAAGATCAAGAGGCGTTAGTATTTGAAGCAAAAGTTTTTCAACAAGCAATTAAACAAAGAAAGCTTGATTTAGTCAGCCTGCTAAAATTTCAGTCAACTGATACAGATTTTCAGACCCAAGCGACTCAAACCATTAATTCTAAACCCGATTTAGTAATTATTTCTGGCTTGACTACAGATGGAGGTAATTTAGTTAAACAGATTAGAGAACTAGGTTATCAAGGCTTAATTATTGGTGGAAATGGCTTAAATACATCTAATATATTTTCTGTATGTAAGAAAATGTGCGATCGCATTTTAGTTGCACAAGCTTATAGCCCTAATTACAATAATAAAATTAACAATATTTTTCGCAATGAGTATAAAAATCAATACCAGAAAGAACCACCACAGTTTAGCGCCCAAGCTTTTACGGCTGTACAGGTATTAGTAGAGGCACTGAAAGCAGTAGATCAGAAAACTAAAATTAATACCTTACCATTAGCACAACTGCGGACAGCTTTAAATCAGCAAGTCTTACGAGGAAAGTACGAAACACCTTTAAGTCAAATATCTTTTACTCCCAAAGGTGACATAATTCAAAGAGATTTTTATGTAGCGCAAATAAAAATGGATAGTCAAGGTAATAATGGTAAGTTTGAGTTTTTGAAGTAG